One Thermodesulfobacteriota bacterium genomic window carries:
- a CDS encoding LLM class flavin-dependent oxidoreductase: protein PKPGKYANSRWSYTVPEPQDDVGLRVHTKPYQKPHPPIAVAGLTESSGTLKVAGENGWIPMSINFVTDNVLKTHWNSVEEGAQNSGREPDRSKWRIARDVFVADTTQEARELVKQGTLARDFTDYFFKMVPKIRGNLNIFKSDKSMPDSEVTIDYMIDNLWIVGSPDDVAAQIQELYDSVGGFGVLLVMGHEWDPKDKWTRSMKLLSEEVMPRLKF, encoded by the coding sequence CCAAAGCCTGGTAAATATGCTAACAGCAGGTGGAGCTATACTGTTCCCGAGCCCCAGGACGATGTAGGTCTTAGGGTTCATACAAAGCCCTACCAAAAACCCCATCCCCCAATTGCTGTTGCGGGCTTAACAGAGAGCTCGGGCACGCTAAAAGTGGCCGGGGAGAACGGCTGGATTCCAATGAGTATTAATTTTGTGACCGATAATGTTCTTAAGACCCATTGGAACTCTGTTGAAGAAGGAGCGCAAAACTCCGGCAGAGAACCTGATAGGTCTAAGTGGCGCATAGCCAGGGATGTTTTTGTGGCGGATACTACCCAGGAAGCAAGAGAACTAGTAAAGCAAGGCACGTTGGCACGAGATTTTACAGATTACTTCTTTAAAATGGTTCCTAAGATAAGGGGAAATTTGAACATATTTAAGTCGGATAAATCTATGCCCGACTCTGAGGTTACAATCGACTACATGATAGATAACCTTTGGATTGTCGGAAGCCCTGATGATGTGGCGGCACAAATACAAGAGCTCTATGATTCAGTTGGGGGTTTCGGAGTCCTATTAGTTATGGGTCACGAGTGGGATCCTAAAGATAAGTGGACCAGGTCTATGAAACTACTGTCCGAAGAAGTAATGCCCAGGCTTAAATTTTAA
- a CDS encoding acyl-CoA thioesterase → MPSIAETKRQTIQFVFPEHTSVHDRLSGGRLMDWVMNAATINSALISKGITVLGSTDSIDFINPVMVGEIVTLESWVEYIGSSSMEIGVQVFSENPETGNKKLTTSSHLAFVAVDEQGKPRKITEELTPCDSEEMAIYMEAKKRKDERLAQVQKRDDQARHIIDETEIVRERLETTKIVLPEDTFHGDFMAVGKLIMDIDQAASILAMRFVKGLMITGSLDDLYFYSPIRIGDIITFKAGITYVGQSSMEVGIKVLSEDILTGEQRHTCTAFLSFVHIDENGSPQPVPEFDPETPEEKRLWKKALERKDFRSLRVKEIKTNSEY, encoded by the coding sequence ATGCCATCTATAGCAGAGACGAAAAGACAGACAATTCAGTTCGTATTCCCTGAGCATACAAGTGTGCATGACAGACTTAGCGGCGGCAGACTAATGGACTGGGTTATGAATGCTGCAACAATAAATTCTGCGCTAATATCCAAAGGCATCACAGTGCTGGGATCAACGGATAGTATTGATTTTATAAACCCGGTAATGGTCGGTGAGATCGTAACACTCGAGAGCTGGGTCGAGTATATAGGCTCAAGCTCTATGGAAATAGGAGTGCAGGTATTTTCAGAAAATCCGGAGACAGGCAATAAAAAACTCACCACATCATCACACCTTGCATTTGTTGCAGTTGATGAACAGGGAAAACCTAGAAAAATCACAGAAGAGCTAACTCCTTGTGATAGTGAAGAGATGGCTATCTATATGGAGGCTAAGAAAAGAAAGGATGAGCGCCTAGCACAAGTTCAGAAAAGAGACGATCAGGCAAGACACATTATTGATGAGACTGAAATCGTACGCGAGCGCTTAGAAACCACAAAGATTGTGCTTCCGGAAGACACCTTCCACGGAGATTTTATGGCAGTAGGCAAACTTATTATGGACATAGACCAAGCGGCATCCATTTTGGCCATGAGATTTGTTAAAGGCCTTATGATTACTGGTTCTTTGGATGATCTATATTTTTATTCTCCTATAAGAATAGGTGATATTATCACCTTTAAAGCGGGAATTACCTATGTTGGACAGAGCTCAATGGAGGTAGGTATAAAAGTATTATCAGAAGATATTCTTACGGGCGAGCAAAGACACACCTGTACTGCTTTTTTAAGCTTCGTTCATATTGATGAGAACGGCTCACCTCAGCCGGTACCTGAATTTGACCCGGAGACTCCTGAGGAAAAAAGGCTATGGAAAAAAGCTCTTGAGAGAAAAGACTTTAGATCTTTAAGGGTAAAAGAGATTAAAACAAACTCTGAGTATTAA